Below is a genomic region from Catenuloplanes atrovinosus.
CACCCCGGCGAACACGGTGCCGGACGGCGATGTGCCCGCCTCGCGCGGCGGGCTGGCGCTGATGAGCCAGTTCGTCCGGCGCGGCCGGTGGGCGGTCGGCCGCACGTTCACCTGCCTGTCGTTCTGGGGCGGCGGCGTGATCGACCTGCGCGACGCGTACTTCGCCGAGGGCAGCACCCGGATCACCGCGGTCGCCGTCATGGGCGGCGTCGAGGTGATCGTCCCCGAGGACGCGAACGTGCACGTCACCGGCCTGGCCGTGATGGGCGGCTTCGACCACGGGGCGAACGGCGCGGGCGCGCCCGGCGCGCCGACCGTGGTGATCGGCGGGCTCGCGTTCTGGGGCGGCGTGACCATCAAGCGCCGGCCCTCCGACGCCGAACTCAAGCGCCGCAAGCAGGAGAAGAAGCGCCTGAAGGGCCAATCCTCGTAGTCGCCGGCGGTCCCGCGACCGGCACGCTCCCGCGCACGGCCGGCCAGGTCCGTCCCGCCCGGGAAACCGGTGGGCCGGTCAGGCCGCGCGGGCGTCCGTGGACGCCGACGCGGAGGCCATGGCCGCGCCGCCGGGGAGCACCCGCAGCCGGCCCGGGGCGCCGGCGGCCGGCGAGTCCGGGTCGGTGTCCAGCGAGAGGCGCCAGCGGGAGCCGCCGTCGCGGCGGCCGGCCGGCGGCTCGCCCGGCTCCGGCGCGGTCCGGGTCAGCGCCACCACCACGAGGTACCCGGCCAGCACCAGCCCGTGGCTGAGCAGCCGCACCGGCTCGACCCGGCCCGCGACCAGGTCGCCGGCCGAGAGCAGCACCAGCACGGAGACGAACACGGTCAGCGTGGGCAGGATGCCGCTCGGCCGGCCACGGCGCATCGCGATCCAGGCGAAGCCGGCACCGAGCGCCAGGTTCCACGCGGCGGACTCGTTGAGCAGATGGTTCGCGCTGGCGCCGCCGACGCCGGTGTGCAGGTGCTGGACCGCGGCGATGCCGGTGATCTGCGCGACGCCGAGCACGAACTGCCCGGCGCCGAGCAGCCCGAGCAGCACCCGCAGGGCCGGCACCGGCGACCGGCGGACCGCGGCCGGGAGCGTCGGCATCCGGAACCGGCGGCGCGGCGCGGGCAGCGCGTCCAGCACCGAATCGTCCACGCCCGCGAACGTGCCGCCACCGCCGGACAGCGCGGCCATCCGGGTCACCAGCGCGGCGTCCTCCGCGTACGCCCGGCAGTCCGCGCACCCGTCCAGGTGCCGGTCCAGCGCGTCACCCGGCCCGATCTCCTCGCCGTCGAGGCGCGCGGAGATCGCATCCCGGAACGTCTCGCATCCGCCGCCCATGTCCCACCGTCCCTCAGCGCCGCCCTGGCCCGTCCACCTCCATAGTCGCGCACGCCCGGTGGGAAGTTCCCGTCGCGGTGCGGACGCGCCCGGCCGGACCGGGTAGCCTGCCAGCCATGCATACCAGCGGGCCGGACGAGGCGGAGCTCACCACCTGGGCGCTGCGCGCCGGCAAGGGCGACCGGGCGGCCGCGTCCGACTTCGTCCGCGCCACCCAGCAGGGCGTGCACCGCTTCCTCGCGCACCTGGTCAGCCCCGGCGAGGCGGAGGATCTCGCCCAGGAGACCTACCTGCGGGCGATGCGCGCGCTGCCGTCCTTCGCGGCCCGCTCGTCCGCGCGGACCTGGCTGCTGGCGATCGCGCGCCGCGTCGCCGCCGACCACATCCGGTCCGTGGTCGCCCGCCCGCGTACCGCCGCGCTGGAGAACTGGGAGCTCGCCGCGGACGCGGCGGCACCGGCCGCGGACGTGGCCGACGGCGTGGTCCTCGACCACCTGCTGCGCGGCCTCGACCCGGAGCGGCGCGAGGCGTTCGTCGCCACCCAGGTGCTCGGCCTCAGCTACCAGGAGGCGGCCGAGGTGTGCGGCTGCCCGATCGGCACGATCCGCTCCCGGGTGGCGCGCGCCCGGGAGGACCTGGTGGCCGCGCTCGGCGCCCGCCGCTCCGCGCACCGCGCCGGCTAGGGCACGCCGCAGGCCGGCGAAGATCCGCCAGACACGCCCTCGCCCTATGCTCCGGCGACCGCGCCCCTGATCGCCATCAGCCGCAGTTCGAGTTCGTCCGCGACGATCTCGGCGAGGTATTCCAGCGACCGCAGCTGTTTGTGCTCCGGGTCGCGCGGCCTCTTGTCGATCACGTTGACCGTGCCGAGGCGGAAACCGTCACGGGTACGGATCGGCGCCGCCGCGTAGAACCGCAGTTTCAGTTCGCCGGTGACCAGCGGGTGGGCGACGGTCCGCGGATCGGTGGCCGCGTCGCGCACCACGTAGACGCCGTCGTGGCCGATGGCGGACGCGCACAGCCCCGGCTCCGCACCGATCTGGCGGACCGTGAGTCCGTAGCAGGCGGCCAGCCAGACCCGGTCCTCCTCCACCATGGTCACGGACGCTATCGGGGTGTCCAGGATGGTCGCCGCGATGTAGGCGATCCGCTCGTACGCCGGCTCCGCCGGCCGGTCGACCAGCTGGTAGCGGCGCACGGCGGCGAGCCGTCGCGCCTCTTCCGCGGGGGTGCTGTCGAGGTACTCGTAGGTGTCGACCACGGAAACCACCTATTGCTCGACGTCTATGGACCTGCGGATGCCCGTCTCACGCCGATGCTAGCGGCCGGGGTGAATGCGCGGAAAGTCGACATGAGGTTTCGCGTGCACATTGCATCCCGATACCGGTTCGTCAGGCGCGGAGCGTGTCGATCGTCTTGGCCACCCGCCGGGCCCGCGTCTCCGCCGTCTTCGCGTCCATGATCGGCAGCACCAGCGCGCGCTTCCGGCTGTACGACAGCGCCTCGAACGCGGCCCTGGCGTCCGGCGCGCCCGCCAGCGCGGCCGCCAGGTCGTCCGGGACCTCCACCTCGCGCGGCACGGAGTCCAGCTCGACCGTCACCGTGACCGTGTCGCCGGCGCTCACGCCCGCGCCCTTCCGGTGCTCCGCGCTCAGCGGCAGCATGAACACGCCGCCCATCACCGCGACCGTGCTCCGATAGCCGTACCCGTTGATCGTCACGCTGACCGGCGGCTTCTTGCCCGCGCCGAGCGCCTCCACCACCTCCTCCGGCACGCGCAGCCCGGTGGCCGACTTCCCGCTCAGCAGCACTTCCGTCGTGAACTCCATGAGCCAATATCAACACCGCGAACCCATCGGGGGGTACGGAACGCGCGTGTCGTGCTTCGGCACCTCTGCGGGCCGGGTACCCGCTCGTCCGTACCGGCTGATGTCGATTTTGAATGTGATCCTCGGTTGTGGTCGCGGCTTACCAGGTGGGAACCCGGACGGGTGATGGGGGACAATCTCCGGCGTGACGGACCGCAACGACGTCCCGGCCGTGGGCGAGGATCTCCTCGACGACCTGCGGTGGCGGGGGCTGATTCAAGACTCGACCGACCTCGACGAGCTGCGCGCGCGACTGGCCGCCGGGCCGGTGACGTACTACGTGGGCTTCGACCCGACCGCCGCCAGCCTGCACGTCGGCCACCTCGTGCAGGTGCTCACCGCGCGCCGCCTCCAGCTCGCCGGACACAACCCGCTGCTGCTGGTCGGCGGCGCCACCGGCCAGATCGGCGACCCGCGCGAGTCCAGCGAGCGCTCGCTGAACCCGCCGGAGGTGGTGGCCGGCTGGGTCGGGAAGATCCGCGACCAGCTCTCCCCGTTCATGAGCTTCACCGGTGACAACGCGGCCCGGATGGTCAACAACCTGGACTGGACCGGCCCGACCTCTGTGATCGACTTCCTGCGCGACGTCGGCAAGCACTTCCCGGTCAGCCGCATGCTCGCGCGCGAGGTGGTGAAGGCGCGGCTCGAGTCCGGCATCAGCTTCACCGAGTTCAGCTACCAGCTGCTCCAGGCCAACGACTTCTTCCAGCTTCACGAGCGGTACGGGTGCGCGCTCCAGTTCGGCGGCTCGGACCAGTGGGGCAACATCACCGCGGGCGTGGACTTCATCCGGCGGCGCGGCGGGGGACCGGTGCACGCGTTCACCACGCCGCTGGTCACCAAGGCGGACGGCACCAAGTTCGGCAAGTCCGAGGGCGGCGCGGTCTGGCTCGACGGCACCATGACCAGCCCGTACGCGTTCTACCAGTTCTGGCTCAACGCGGACGACCGGGACGTGAACAAGTACCTGCGCTTCTTCAGCTTCAAGCCGCGGGAGGACCTGCTCGCGCTGGAGGCCGCGACGGCGGAACGTCCCTTTGCGCGTGAGGCGCAGAAGGCGCTGGCGCTGGAGCTGACCACGCTGGTGCACGGGGAGGCCGAGGCGAGTGCGGCCGTCCAGGCATCGCTGGCGCTCTTCGGCCGCGGCGGTTCACTGACCGACCTGCCACCGGAGACGCTGCGCGCCGCGCTGGCCGAGGCCGGCCTGGTGCAGGTGAAGTCGCTGGGTACGGTGGCCGCGCTGCTGAAGGAGGCCGGCCTGGTCTCGTCGCTCAACGAGGCGCGGCGGGCGATCGGCGAAGGTGGCGCGTACGTGAACAACGAGCGGGTCACCGACAACGAGGCGACCGTGCCCGAGGACGCGCTCCTGCACGGCCGATTCCTGGTCCTGCGCCGGGGTAAAAAATCGTTCGCGGGCGTTGAGCTGCTCGGATAAGCTAGGGTCGATGGTGTGACGGGCGTCAAGCCACCCCGGTTTGGCGCTCCACATGACCACCACGTAACGTTCTCTCTGCCCACGGGGAACCGGACGGAGACAGCGCCGAGGCGCTGGAGGCCGGAGCCGATGGGCCGGAGTCTTGGTACTACCGGGCGAGGCGGGCCGATTTGGCGCCGCGAGAACGACCGGGTAACGTAGGACAAGCGGCGGGGCACCGGGCGCGCTAGCGAGAGATCGCAGCGGCCGGCTCGTCGAAACCCACTGAACGAAACCACACCCTGACGGGGTGTGTCTAGTGACGTGGGCCGGGGAAGTTCTGGGTTCACGCAAGGTTGTTCCGAGTTTACAAACCGGAAACACCAAGTTGACGACACGGAAACGACCTGGTAGGTTAGACCAGCGCCCAGCGGTGACAAAGGGCGCGAGACGAACGAAATACCCCATCGTCTGGGGCGGGTTTCACCGGTTCGGGCGTGGTGTGTGGTTGTTCTTTGAGAACTCAACAGGGTGCTTGATAAGCCAGTGCCAATTGATTTTTTACCCCGGCCAAAGCTTCGGTTTTGGTGGGATTCCTTTGGCAGATTTTCTGTCGGGACAGATTTTCTCTAGATTTCGTTGGAGAGTTTGATCCTGGCTCAGGACGAACGCTGGCGGCGTGCTTAACACATGCAAGTCGAGCGGAAAGGCCCTTCGGGGTACTCGAGCGGCGAACGGGTGAGTAACACGTGAGTAACCTGCCCTAGACTTTGGGATAACCCTCGGAAACGGGGGCTAATACCGGATATTCCTTCTTCCTCGCATGGGGTGGTTGGGAAAGTTTTTCGGTCTGGGATGGACTCGCGGCCTATCAGCTTGTTGGTGGGGTAATGGCCTACCAAGGCGACGACGGGTAGCCGGCCTGAGAGGGCGACCGGCCACACTGGGACTGAGACACGGCCCAGACTCCTACGGGAGGCAGCAGTGGGGAATATTGCACAATGGGCGGAAGCCTGATGCAGCGACGCCGCGTGAGGGATGACGGCCTTCGGGTTGTAAACCTCTTTCAGCAGGGACGAAGGGAAACTGACGGTACCTGCAGAAGAAGCGCCGGCCAACTACGTGCCAGCAGCCGCGGTAAGACGTAGGGCGCGAGCGTTGTCCGGATTTATTGGGCGTAAAGAGCTCGTAGGCGGCTTGTCGCGTCGAATGTGAAATCCCGTGGCTCAACTGCGGGTCTGCATTCGATACGGGCAGGCTAGAGTTCGGTAGGGGAGACTGGAATTCCTGGTGTAGCGGTGAAATGCGCAGATATCAGGAGGAACACCGGTGGCGAAGGCGGGTCTCTGGGCCGATACTGACGCTGAGGAGCGAAAGCGTGGGGAGCGAACAGGATTAGATACCCTGGTAGTCCACGCTGTAAACGTTGGGCGCTAGGTGTGGGGGGCCTCTCCGGTTCTCTGTGCCGCAGCTAACGCATTAAGCGCCCCGCCTGGGGAGTACGGCCGCAAGGCTAAAACTCAAAGGAATTGACGGGGGCCCGCACAAGCGGCGGAGCATGCGGATTAATTCGATGCGACGCGAAGAACCTTACCTGGGTTTGACATCACCGCAAATCCTCCAGAGATGGGGGGTCCTTCGGGGGCGGTGACAGGTGGTGCATGGCTGTCGTCAGCTCGTGTCGTGAGATGTTGGGTTAAGTCCCGCAACGAGCGCAACCCTCGTTCCATGTTGCCAGCACGTTATGGTGGGGACTCATGGGAGACTGCCGGGGTCAACTCGGAGGAAGGTGGGGATGACGTCAAGTCATCATGCCCCTTATGTCCAGGGCTTCACGCATGCTACAATGGCCGGTACAATGGGCTGCGATACCGTGAGGTGGAGCGAATCCCAAAAAGCCGGTCTCAGTTCGGATCGGGGTCTGCAACTCGACCCCGTGAAGTCGGAGTCGCTAGTAATCGCAGATCAGCAACGCTGCGGTGAATACGTTCCCGGGCCTTGTACACACCGCCCGTCACGTCACGAAAGTCGGCAACACCCGAAGCCGGTGGCCCAACCCTTGTGGAGGGAGCCGTCGAAGGTGGGGCTGGCGATTGGGACGAAGTCGTAACAAGGTAGCCGTACCGGAAGGTGCGGCTGGATCACCTCCTTTCTAAGGAGCACCATCCGGCGAAAGCCGGCATGGAGCCCGCACCATCCAGACGAGATGGTGGGGTGCTCATAGGCGGAGACACTGGCCAGTCAGACGCCGGCAACGGTCATCTGAAGTGAGTACGGCTCGTGAGGGCATGGAAAGCCATCGGTGATGCGGCTGGATTCTGGCGAATAGCACCCTGTTGAGTCCTGAAGGAACAACCGTGAGGTTGGGTCTTCGAGGAACGGAACGCCAGGCATGACCTTGCGCCAAATATCTCGGCCGGTAGGCTGGCTGATTTGGTGTGTGGTGGTTGTGGGTTGGTTGTTTGTTGAGAATTGCACAGTGGACGCGAGCATCTTGTTTACTCTGTAGGTCAAGTTGTCAAGGGCGAACGGTGGATGCCTTGGCACCAGGAGCCGATGAAGGACGTGGGAGGCCGCGATAGGCCTGGGGGAGCTGTCAACCGAGCTGTGATCCCAGGATGTCCGAATGGGGAAACCCGGCACCAGTCATGTGGTGTCACCTGCACCTGAATTCATAGGGTGTATGGAGGGAACGCGGGGAAGTGAAACATCTCAGTACCCGTAGGAAGAGAAAACAATACGTGATTCCGTGAGTAGTGGCGAGCGAAAACGGATTTAGCCTAAACCGAGTGTGCGTGATACCTGTCAGGGGTTGCACCTTCGGGGTTGTGGGATCTCCTTTAATGTGCTGACACGCATTGAGAGAGTTACAAAGCATATTGCTAGCAGAACAGTCTGGAATGTCTGGCCGTAGCGGGTGAAAGTCCCGTATGTGAAAGCTGTATGCCTCTCTTGGAGACACCCGAGTAGCAGCGGACTCCTGAAATCTGCTGTGAATCTGCCAGGACCACCTGGTAAGGCTGAATACTTCCTGGTGACCGATAGCGGACGAGTACCGTGAGGGAATGGTGAAAAGTACCCCGGGAGGGGAGTGAAATAGTACCTGAAACCGTTCGCCTACAATCCGTCGGAGCCTTGAGGGGTGACGGCGTGCCTTTTGAAGAATGAGCCTGCGAGTTAGTGGCATGTGGCGAGGTTAACCCGGGTGGGGTAGCCGTAGCGAAAGCGAGTCTGAAGAGGGCGTCTGAGTCGCATGTTCTAGACCCGAAGCGGGGTGATCTAGCCATGGGCAGGCTGAAGCGCGGGTAAGACCGTGTGGAGGGCCGAACCCACCAACGTTGAAAAGTTGGGGGATGACCTGTGGTTAGGGGTGAAAGGCCAATCAAACTCCGTGATAGCTGGTTCTCCCCGAAATGCATTTAGGTGCAGCGTTGCGTGTTTCTTGCCGGAGGTAGAGCACTGGATGGCCTAGGGGCCCTACAAGGTTACTGAAGTCAGCCAAACTCCGAATGCCGGTAAGTGAGAGCGTGGCAGTGAGACTGCGGGGGATAAGCTTCGTAGTCGAGAGGGAAACAGCCCAGATCGCCAGCTAAGGCCCCTAAGCGTGTGCTAAGTGGAAAAGGATGTGGGATCGCATTGACAACCAGGAGGTT
It encodes:
- a CDS encoding DUF1707 SHOCT-like domain-containing protein, with translation MSDLLPEPVDPRQLRASDTDRERVAEVLRAAASDGRIDLHELDERLGRVYSARTYGELEPLTRDLPLVVATPANTVPDGDVPASRGGLALMSQFVRRGRWAVGRTFTCLSFWGGGVIDLRDAYFAEGSTRITAVAVMGGVEVIVPEDANVHVTGLAVMGGFDHGANGAGAPGAPTVVIGGLAFWGGVTIKRRPSDAELKRRKQEKKRLKGQSS
- a CDS encoding zf-HC2 domain-containing protein → MGGGCETFRDAISARLDGEEIGPGDALDRHLDGCADCRAYAEDAALVTRMAALSGGGGTFAGVDDSVLDALPAPRRRFRMPTLPAAVRRSPVPALRVLLGLLGAGQFVLGVAQITGIAAVQHLHTGVGGASANHLLNESAAWNLALGAGFAWIAMRRGRPSGILPTLTVFVSVLVLLSAGDLVAGRVEPVRLLSHGLVLAGYLVVVALTRTAPEPGEPPAGRRDGGSRWRLSLDTDPDSPAAGAPGRLRVLPGGAAMASASASTDARAA
- a CDS encoding sigma-70 family RNA polymerase sigma factor, whose translation is MHTSGPDEAELTTWALRAGKGDRAAASDFVRATQQGVHRFLAHLVSPGEAEDLAQETYLRAMRALPSFAARSSARTWLLAIARRVAADHIRSVVARPRTAALENWELAADAAAPAADVADGVVLDHLLRGLDPERREAFVATQVLGLSYQEAAEVCGCPIGTIRSRVARAREDLVAALGARRSAHRAG
- a CDS encoding GAF domain-containing protein, which translates into the protein MVDTYEYLDSTPAEEARRLAAVRRYQLVDRPAEPAYERIAYIAATILDTPIASVTMVEEDRVWLAACYGLTVRQIGAEPGLCASAIGHDGVYVVRDAATDPRTVAHPLVTGELKLRFYAAAPIRTRDGFRLGTVNVIDKRPRDPEHKQLRSLEYLAEIVADELELRLMAIRGAVAGA
- a CDS encoding YdeI/OmpD-associated family protein; translated protein: MEFTTEVLLSGKSATGLRVPEEVVEALGAGKKPPVSVTINGYGYRSTVAVMGGVFMLPLSAEHRKGAGVSAGDTVTVTVELDSVPREVEVPDDLAAALAGAPDARAAFEALSYSRKRALVLPIMDAKTAETRARRVAKTIDTLRA
- the tyrS gene encoding tyrosine--tRNA ligase; this encodes MTDRNDVPAVGEDLLDDLRWRGLIQDSTDLDELRARLAAGPVTYYVGFDPTAASLHVGHLVQVLTARRLQLAGHNPLLLVGGATGQIGDPRESSERSLNPPEVVAGWVGKIRDQLSPFMSFTGDNAARMVNNLDWTGPTSVIDFLRDVGKHFPVSRMLAREVVKARLESGISFTEFSYQLLQANDFFQLHERYGCALQFGGSDQWGNITAGVDFIRRRGGGPVHAFTTPLVTKADGTKFGKSEGGAVWLDGTMTSPYAFYQFWLNADDRDVNKYLRFFSFKPREDLLALEAATAERPFAREAQKALALELTTLVHGEAEASAAVQASLALFGRGGSLTDLPPETLRAALAEAGLVQVKSLGTVAALLKEAGLVSSLNEARRAIGEGGAYVNNERVTDNEATVPEDALLHGRFLVLRRGKKSFAGVELLG